The Fructilactobacillus ixorae genome has a window encoding:
- the rimP gene encoding ribosome maturation factor RimP gives MSETSEIIAKVTATVEPILSTLGFYLYDIEFVKEGGSWYLRVYVDKEGGITLDDCVLVSDQLGEQLDELDPDPFAEPYFLEVSSPGAERPLRREQDYQQALNEYVHLSLYQKLDGKKTYEGTLTQLNETTLTIQVTDKQRDHEVEIPRKLISTARLAIKF, from the coding sequence TTGAGCGAAACAAGCGAGATTATTGCGAAAGTCACAGCAACGGTGGAACCAATCCTATCCACTTTGGGCTTTTATTTGTATGACATTGAATTCGTCAAAGAAGGCGGCAGTTGGTACCTGCGGGTTTACGTTGATAAAGAGGGTGGGATTACCCTAGATGATTGTGTGTTAGTTAGCGATCAACTAGGAGAACAGCTGGATGAACTCGATCCGGATCCATTTGCTGAACCCTATTTCTTAGAGGTTTCGTCTCCAGGGGCCGAACGCCCCCTTCGCCGTGAGCAGGATTATCAGCAAGCGTTAAACGAATATGTGCACCTCTCGCTCTACCAAAAATTAGATGGTAAAAAGACGTATGAGGGTACTTTAACCCAGTTAAATGAAACCACTTTAACCATTCAGGTAACAGACAAGCAACGGGATCACGAAGTCGAGATTCCGCGGAAGCTAATCTCAACCGCCCGCTTGGCAATTAAATTTTAA